One Halichondria panicea chromosome 6, odHalPani1.1, whole genome shotgun sequence genomic window carries:
- the LOC135337497 gene encoding Golgi integral membrane protein 4-like, translating to MKVAILVLALVALTASVAYAAPSNNENAEIERFEALLEKILQKEMVEQQSELRDDMDLANEQVDEPSGPDPPQQDEDVEIESSKIDTLIQKLLKKKSAKEEHFNDENMAQEQDFDEEASEEENFDEDLADEQDENMTQEQDFDEEASEEHFDEQDENMAQEQDFDEQAEEEENFDEDLADEQDENMAQEQDFDEEASEQYAEDEQSGPDPSEEAEIESDKEIEAIIEEINRRLTKQQELDAKQLDEDIARSQRLENAALEGTLDDLAQEQDEGKSVAEIENEKITALFEKLAQKLDEKEKELEEKMEALAQEQDLQEDVGTEQEEAMEQDHDENEQAFEADKKEMAFSEAEEDDDAALQELIDQMRESLDNK from the coding sequence ATGAAGGTGGCTATTCTTGTCTTGGCCTTGGTTGCCCTCACAGCCAGTGTGGCTTACGCTGCTCCAAGCAACAATGAGAATGCTGAAATTGAAAGATTTGAGGCTCTTCTCGAGAAGATTCTACAAAAAGAGATGGTTGAGCAACAGTCAGAATTAAGGGATGATATGGATTTAGCTAACGAGCAAGTAGATGAACCAAGTGGACCCGATCCACCTCAACAAGATGAAGATGTTGAAATTGAAAGTAGCAAAATCGACACTCTTATCCAGAAACTCTTGAAAAAAAAGTCAGCTAAAGAGGAACATTTCAATGATGAGAATATGGCCCAAGAGCAAGATTTTGATGAAGAAGCTTCAGAAGAAGAAAACTTTGACGAGGACTTAGCAGATGAACAAGATGAGAACATGACCCAAGAGCAAGATTTTGATGAAGAGGCTTCAGAAGAACACTTTGATGAACAAGATGAGAACATGGCTCAAGAGCAAGATTTTGATGAACAAGcagaagaagaagaaaacTTTGATGAGGACTTAGCAGATGAACAAGATGAGAATATGGCCCAAGAGCAAGATTTTGATGAAGAAGCTTCAGAGCAATATGCTGAAGATGAGCAAAGCGGACCTGACCCATCAGAGGAGGCAGAAATAGAGAGTGACAAAGAAATTGAAGCTATTATCGAGGAAATTAATCGAAGGTTGACCAAACAGCAAGAACTTGATGCCAAGCAGCTGGATGAGGACATAGCTCGATCTCAACGTCTCGAAAATGCTGCTTTAGAGGGAACACTCGATGATTTGGCCCAAGAACAAGATGAGGGAAAAAGTGTTGCTGAAATCGAGAATGAAAAAATCACTGCTCTATTCGAAAAGCTTGCACAAAAATTGGACGAAAAGGAGAAAGAATTGGAAGAGAAAATGGAAGCATTAGCCCAAGAGCAGGATTTGCAGGAAGACGTGGGAACAGAGCAAGAGGAGGCTATGGAACAAGACCATGATGAGAATGAACAGGCATTCGAGGCAGATAAAAAAGAAATGGCTTTCAGTGAGGCTGAAGAAGACGATGATGCTGCCCTTCAAGAGCTCATTGATCAAATGAGGGAATCACTCGACAATAAATAG
- the LOC135337522 gene encoding uncharacterized protein LOC135337522: MSIKTRHDCHRITIPQTHPTTYNRLKKRSNMKVAILVMAFVALTASVAYAAPTENEDAEIEAFLNKLMEQEEASEQDDHAAQMESFLAQLQDEDDDGEEADLQEFFAREQIPAKVQGWRRIARKVARGVKKYGPTALKYGVKYGLGRR; the protein is encoded by the coding sequence ATGTCTATAAAAACACGACACGACTGCCACAGAATAACCATTCCTCAAACTCATCCAACTACTTACAACCGACTCAAGAAACGCTCAAACATGAAGGTGGCTATTCTCGTCATGGCATTTGTTGCCCTCACAGCCAGTGTGGCTTACGCTGCTCCTACTGAGAATGAAGATGCTGAAATTGAGGCATTTCTGAACAAACTGATGGAGCAAGAAGAAGCCTCTGAGCAAGACGACCATGCTGCTCAAATGGAGTCCTTCCTTGCCCAACTCCAAGATGAAGACGATGACGGCGAGGAAGCAGACCTTCAGGAGTTCTTTGCTCGAGAGCAGATTCCAGCTAAGGTGCAAGGATGGAGGCGCATAGCCAGGAAGGTGGCAAGAGGAGTGAAGAAGTACGGACCAACAGCACTAAAGTACGGAGTGAAGTATGGACTCGGTCGTCGTTAA
- the LOC135337526 gene encoding uncharacterized protein LOC135337526, whose amino-acid sequence MKVAILVLAFVALTGSVAYAAPTENEDAEIEAFLNKLMEQEEASEQDDHAAQMESFLAQLQDEDDDSEEADLQEFFAREQIPAKVQGWRRIARKVARGVKKYGPTALKYGVKYGLGRR is encoded by the coding sequence ATGAAGGTGGCTATTCTCGTCCTGGCATTTGTTGCCCTCACAGGCAGTGTGGCTTACGCTGCTCCTACTGAGAATGAAGATGCTGAAATTGAGGCATTTCTAAACAAACTGATGGAGCAAGAAGAAGCCTCTGAGCAAGACGACCATGCTGCTCAAATGGAGTCCTTCCTTGCCCAACTCCAAGATGAAGACGATGACAGCGAGGAAGCAGACCTTCAGGAGTTCTTTGCTCGAGAGCAGATTCCAGCTAAGGTGCAAGGATGGAGGCGCATAGCCAGGAAGGTGGCAAGAGGAGTGAAGAAGTATGGACCAACAGCACTAAAGTACGGAGTGAAGTATGGACTCGGTCGTCGTTAA
- the LOC135337525 gene encoding uncharacterized protein LOC135337525 → MKVAILVMAFVALTASVAYAAPTENEDAEIEAFLNKLMEQEEASEQDDHAAQMESFLSQLQDEDDDGEEADLQEFFAREQIRAKVQGWRRIARSVVRGVKKYGPTALKYGVKYGPSVVRALGRR, encoded by the coding sequence ATGAAGGTGGCTATTCTCGTCATGGCATTTGTTGCCCTCACAGCCAGTGTGGCTTACGCTGCTCCTACTGAGAATGAAGATGCTGAAATTGAGGCATTTCTGAACAAACTGATGGAGCAAGAAGAAGCCTCTGAGCAAGACGACCATGCTGCTCAAATGGAGTCCTTCCTTTCCCAACTCCAAGATGAAGATGATGACGGCGAGGAAGCAGACCTTCAGGAGTTCTTTGCTCGAGAGCAGATCCGAGCTAAGGTGCAAGGATGGAGGCGCATAGCCAGGAGTGTGGTAAGAGGAGTGAAGAAGTACGGACCAACAGCACTAAAGTACGGAGTGAAGTATGGACCAAGTGTAGTAAGGGCACTCGGTCGTCGTTAA
- the LOC135337516 gene encoding uncharacterized protein LOC135337516 — translation MKVAILVLAFVALTASVAYTAPTENEDAEIEAFLSKLMEQEEASEQDNRAAQIESFLAQLQDEDDDGEEADLQEFFAREQIPAKVQGWRRAVRSVVKGVKKYGPTALKYGKKYGPTVLKYGKKYGPGVVKALGRR, via the coding sequence ATGAAGGTGGCTATTCTCGTCCTGGCATTTGTTGCCCTCACAGCCAGTGTGGCTTACACTGCTCCTACTGAGAATGAAGATGCTGAAATTGAGGCATTTCTGAGCAAACTGATGGAACAAGAAGAAGCCTCCGAGCAAGACAACCGTGCGGCTCAAATAGAGTCCTTCCTTGCCCAACTCCAAGATGAAGATGATGACGGCGAGGAAGCAGACCTTCAGGAGTTCTTTGCTCGAGAGCAGATCCCAGCTAAGGTGCAAGGATGGAGGCGCGCAGTCAGGAGTGTGGTAAAAGGAGTGAAGAAGTATGGACCAACAGCATTAAAGTACGGAAAGAAGTATGGACCAACAGTACTAAAGTACGGAAAGAAGTACGGACCAGGCGTAGTAAAGGCACTCGGCCGTCGTTAA
- the LOC135337519 gene encoding uncharacterized protein LOC135337519: MSIKTRHDCHRITIPQTHPTTYNRLKKRSNMKVAILVMAFVALTASVAYTAPTENEDAEIEAFVNKLMEQEEASEQDDHAAQMESFLAQLQDEDDDGEEAALQEFFAREQILAKVQGWRRIARSVARGVKKYGPTALKYGVKYGPSVVRALGRR, from the coding sequence ATGTCTATAAAAACACGACACGACTGCCACAGAATAACCATTCCTCAAACTCATCCAACTACTTACAACCGACTCAAGAAACGCTCAAACATGAAGGTGGCTATTCTCGTCATGGCATTTGTTGCCCTCACAGCCAGTGTGGCTTACACTGCTCCTACTGAGAATGAAGATGCTGAAATTGAGGCATTTGTAAACAAACTGATGGAGCAAGAAGAAGCCTCTGAGCAAGACGACCATGCTGCTCAAATGGAGTCCTTCCTTGCCCAACTCCAAGATGAAGATGATGACGGCGAGGAAGCAGCCCTTCAGGAGTTCTTTGCTCGAGAGCAGATCCTAGCTAAGGTGCAAGGATGGAGGCGCATAGCCAGGAGTGTGGCAAGAGGAGTGAAGAAGTACGGACCAACAGCACTAAAGTACGGAGTGAAGTATGGACCAAGTGTAGTAAGGGCACTCGGTCGTCGTTAA
- the LOC135337524 gene encoding uncharacterized protein LOC135337524 yields the protein MKVAILVLAFVALTASVAYAAPTENEDAEIEAFLNKLMEQEETSEQDDHAAQMESFLAQLQEDDDDGEEAALQEFFAREQIPAQLQGWFRKAVKTVGRAAKRYGPRVLKYGLKYGKYALPLLAGRR from the coding sequence ATGAAGGTGGCTATTCTCGTCCTGGCGTTTGTTGCCCTCACAGCCAGTGTAGCTTACGCTGCTCCAACTGAAAATGAAGATGCTGAAATTGAGGCATTTCTGAATAAACTGATGGAGCAAGAAGAAACCTCCGAGCAAGACGACCATGCTGCTCAAATGGAGTCTTTCCTTGcccaactccaagaagatgatGATGACGGCGAGGAAGCAGCCCTTCAAGAGTTCTTTGCTCGAGAGCAGATCCCAGCTCAGTTGCAAGGATGGTTCAGAAAAGCAGTCAAAACAGTGGGGCGTGCAGCCAAGAGGTATGGACCAAGAGTACTGAAGTACGGACTTAAGTACGGAAAGTACGCCCTACCCCTACTCGCTGGTCGTCGTTAA
- the LOC135337514 gene encoding uncharacterized protein LOC135337514, with protein MKTAIALIALISLTSSLVWAVPNQQDVQEILGNARDATEQDEDDVDLQSLLAAAQDDDENDEDEDMSALDSLMAAAQDDDGDDSDVNMKALMSLAQGDKNDKATSQKRIISRPWSCYRHNTHNSGYYASYYKRYYNNYYKNYYSKLYKGAKAYGDFGYKVLNFIKSYTNRNFPYMYKKYRYYRGIKIKG; from the coding sequence ATGAAGACAGCCATTGCTCTGATAGCACTGATCTCTCTCACCAGCAGCCTGGTGTGGGCTGTACCAAATCAGCAGGACGTTCAAGAAATCCTGGGAAATGCTCGAGACGCAACAGAGCAAGACGAGGATGATGTAGACCTTCAGTCGCTACTggcagctgctcaagatgaTGACGAAAACGATGAAGATGAAGATATGTCAGCACTCGACTCTCTAATGGCTGCTGCACAAGATGACGATGGAGATGATAGTGATGTTAATATGAAAGCTCTGATGTCACTAGCTCAAGGCGATAAAAACGACAAGGCTACAAGTCAGAAAAGAATTATATCTAGGCCTTGGTCGTGTTATCGCCACAACACACATAACAGCGGCTATTATGCCAGCTATTACAAGCGATACTACAACAACTATTACAAGAACTATTACAGCAAGTTGTATAAGGGAGCAAAAGCGTATGGTGACTTTGGATACAAAGTGCTGAATTTTATCAAGAGCTACACGAATAGGAACTTcccctacatgtacaagaagTACAGGTACTACCGTGGTATCAAAATCAAGGGATAA
- the LOC135337501 gene encoding uncharacterized protein LOC135337501 — MLAIDCFSASNQIANNRTMKVAILIFALAVSAYGTPLVDKEEAEMESFIQNLMSTHKQDGAQVEDFLRKLMNEEEETASEQESDDDDDDDDVVDNQSSDLDEVQSDDEDEDEDEDELEAAVQELIATSQDDDTDDSDLDVAALQELIAKSQDPDVKAQLEAAVQELIAESQDDDSDDSDLDVAALQELIAKSQDPDVKAQFWGSVARLGGRLFSRVGRRFVSRFGRRSSRSGRRSSRSRRRSSRSRRRSSRSRRRSSRSGRRRSMSRRRSRGYRSGQQPNQC, encoded by the coding sequence ATGCTAGCCATCGATTGTTTCTCCGCATCGAATCAAATCGCCAACAATCGAACGATGAAGGTTGCAATTCTTATCTTTGCTTTGGCTGTGTCAGCCTATGGAACTCCTCTGGTTGACAAAGAGGAGGCTGAAATGGAATCTTTCATTCAAAATCTGATGTCTACCCACAAGCAAGATGGGGCACAAGTCGAGGACTTCCTCCGTAAACTCATGAATGAAGAGGAGGAAACAGCTTCCGAACAAGaaagtgatgatgatgatgatgacgaCGATGTTGTAGATAACCAGAGCAGCGATCTCGACGAAGTTCAAAGTGACGACGAGGACGAGGACGAGGACGAGGACGAATTGGAGGCTGCGGTCCAAGAGCTTATTGCAACATCACAAGATGATGATACTGATGATAGTGATTTGGATGTTGCTGCTCTTCAAGAGTTGATCGCCAAGTCACAAGACCCAGATGTCAAAGCTCAATTGGAGGCTGCGGTCCAAGAGCTTATTGCAGAATCACAAGATGACGATAGTGATGATAGTGATTTGGATGTTGCTGCTCTTCAAGAGCTGATTGCCAAGTCACAAGACCCAGATGTCAAAGCTCAATTTTGGGGGAGTGTTGCTCGTCTCGGGGGACGGCTATTCAGTAGGGTTGGGAGAAGGTTTGTGAGTAGGTTCGGGAGAAGATCTAGCAGGTCTGGGAGAAGGTCCAGCAGGTCGAGGAGAAGGTCCAGCAGATCGAGGAGAAGGTCCAGCAGATCGAGGAGAAGGTCCAGCAggtctgggagaaggcgtagCATGTCCAGGAGAAGGTCTAGGGGATACAGGTCTGGACAACAGCCCAACCAGTGCTAA